The DNA sequence ATGCGCTGGAGGAGGTAGAGGCCCTCGCTGGAGCGGGGCAGGACGACCGGATCGTCGTCCTCGGGGAGCCAGACCTCTTCGAGGCGCTTGGCGAGGCCGCAGACCGCGATGTCGTCGATGCCCAGCTCGTCCAGGGCACGCCGGGCGGCGGCGACCTGGGGCTGCCCGCCGTCGACGACGACGAGCTGCGGCGGGTAGGCGAACCGCTTGGGGCGGCCGTCGTCCTCCCGGGGCTCGGTCCCGTCGCCCGGCGGGGCGGCGGCCGGAGCCGGGGCGGGGACGGGACCGGTGACGGCGGGGACGGGGCCGGGGACAGAGCCGGTGGCGGCGGGGGCAGGGGCAGAGCCGGTGGCGGTCTCCGGTGTCTCCTCCCATTCCCCCGTGCGTTCCTTGTCCTGGAGGTAGCGCTTGAAGCGGCGGCCGATCACCTCGTGCATCGAGCGGACGTCGTCCTGACCCTCGAAGCCCTTGATCTGGAAGCGGCGGTACTCGCTCTTGCGGGCGAGGCCGTCCTCGAAGACGACCATGGAGGCCACCACGTCGTCACCCTGGAGGTGGGAGATGTCGTAGCACTCGATGCGCAGCGGCGCGGTGTCCAGCCCCAGCGCCTCGGCGATCTCCTCCAGGGCGCGGGAGCGGGTGGTCAGGTCGGAGGCGCGCTTGGTCTTGTGCAGTCCGAGCGCCTGCTGGGCGTTGCGCTGGACGGTGACCATGAGGTCCTTCTTGTCGCCGCGCTGCGGAATGCGCAGGCTGACCTGGGAGCCCCGGCGCTCGGCGAGCCACTGGGAGACGGCTTCGGCGTCCTCGGGCAGGGCGGGGACCAGGACCTCCTTGGGGACGGCGTCGCCGCGCTCTTCCCCGTACAGCTGCTGGAGGGCGTGCTCGACGAGGCCGGAGGTGTCGACCGCCTCGACCTTGTCGGTGACCCAGCCGCGCTGGCCGCGCACCCGGCCTCCGCGCACGTGGAAGATCTGGAGGGCGGCCTCCAGCTCGTCCTCGGCGACGGCGATCAGGTCGGCGTCGGTGGCGTCGGCGAGGACGACGGCGCTCTTCTCCATGGCCCGCTTGAGGGCCTCGGCGTCGTCGCGGAGGCGGGCGGCCCGCTCGTACTCCATCTCCTCGGCCGCCCGCATCATGTCCTTCTCCAGGCGGCGGATGTAGGTGCCCGTGCGGCCGGCCATGAAGTCGCAGAAATCCTCGGCCAGCTCCTGGTGTTCCTCGGGGGTGACCCGGCCGACACAGGGGGCCGAGCACTTGCCGATGTAGCCCAGCAGGCAGGGGCGGCCGGTGCGCGCGGCGTTCTTGAAGACCCCGGCGGAACAGGTGCGGACGGGGAAGACGCGGAGCATCAGGTCGACCGTCTCGCGGATCGCCCAGGCGTGGCCGTAGGGACCGAAGTAGCGCACGCCCTTCTTCTTGGCGCCGCGCATGACCTGGACGCGGGGGAACTCCTCGTTGAGCGTGACCGCGAGGTAGGGATAGCTCTTGTCGTCGCGGTACTTGACGTTGAACCGGGGGTCGAACTCCTTGATCCAGGAATACTCCAGCTGGAGCGCCTCGACCTCGGTGGAGACGACCGTCCATTCGACGGAGGCGGCGGTGGTGACCATCGTGCGCGTCCGGGGGTGGAGGCCCGCCAGGTCCTGGAAGTAGTTGGCCACGCGTTGGCGCAGGTTCTTGGCCTTCCCGACGTAGATCACCCGGCGGTGCTCGTCGCGGAACTTGTAGACCCCCGGGGAGTCGGGGATCTGTCCCGGCTTGGGGCGGTAGCTGGAGGGGTCTGCCATGTCTCACACCCTACTTGCGGGCAGTGACAGCGTGTCCTCCTCGGGTGGTGCCGCGCTCCGGGGTGCCGTGGGGGTGTTCGCACCCCGGGGCGCGGGCCCGCGCCCCGGTGGAGCCCACCGTCGGCGTGTTTCGAAAGCAGCGCCGTCCGCCCTGATGGCGGACGGCGATACTTCGGGGCCACTCCCTAGGCGTCCGTGGCCGGGGGCCGCCCGGCACGGTTCCGGCGGCGCAGCGCGGCGGCCCCGCACAGGGCCAGCGCGAGCAGCGCACCGGCCCCGGCGGTGGTGGAGACGGCGGTCAGGGCCGTGTCCGGCGCGCCGGACGCCGGGGCGGCGAGCACGGGGCTGTCGGCGGTGCCCGGTGCCCGGTCCGGGACCGGGCCGGGAGCGGGCGCGGCCGCCGGGGCTCCCCCGGTGCCGGTGGCCGCGTCG is a window from the Streptomyces sp. MMBL 11-1 genome containing:
- the uvrC gene encoding excinuclease ABC subunit UvrC, which encodes MADPSSYRPKPGQIPDSPGVYKFRDEHRRVIYVGKAKNLRQRVANYFQDLAGLHPRTRTMVTTAASVEWTVVSTEVEALQLEYSWIKEFDPRFNVKYRDDKSYPYLAVTLNEEFPRVQVMRGAKKKGVRYFGPYGHAWAIRETVDLMLRVFPVRTCSAGVFKNAARTGRPCLLGYIGKCSAPCVGRVTPEEHQELAEDFCDFMAGRTGTYIRRLEKDMMRAAEEMEYERAARLRDDAEALKRAMEKSAVVLADATDADLIAVAEDELEAALQIFHVRGGRVRGQRGWVTDKVEAVDTSGLVEHALQQLYGEERGDAVPKEVLVPALPEDAEAVSQWLAERRGSQVSLRIPQRGDKKDLMVTVQRNAQQALGLHKTKRASDLTTRSRALEEIAEALGLDTAPLRIECYDISHLQGDDVVASMVVFEDGLARKSEYRRFQIKGFEGQDDVRSMHEVIGRRFKRYLQDKERTGEWEETPETATGSAPAPAATGSVPGPVPAVTGPVPAPAPAAAPPGDGTEPREDDGRPKRFAYPPQLVVVDGGQPQVAAARRALDELGIDDIAVCGLAKRLEEVWLPEDDDPVVLPRSSEGLYLLQRIRDEAHRFAITYQRAKRAKRIRSSPLDDVTGLGETRKQALIKHFGSVKKLRQATIDEICEVPGIGRRTAESVAAALASTAPAAPAVNTATGEIIEEDDGGSS